The following proteins are co-located in the Limanda limanda chromosome 5, fLimLim1.1, whole genome shotgun sequence genome:
- the bri3bp gene encoding BRI3-binding protein has protein sequence MKGLRFLVVFLVLSASLLCDRGEAARSRTSNQNSFRRAANGIYQTLSSVFGEENIRGLYKFFSKATERFVHGVDSFLDTIWKIWSDLLDVMGIDSSNLSHYFSPTSLTNSPARALLLVAAVLLAYWFLSMFLGGFFYLLHAVFGRFFWLARVTLFALSCLYILQKFEGDPERAVLPLCFIMAVYFMTGPVGAYWRRGGGAGSLEEKIDHLDTQIRLLNIRLTRVIDSLERTADQ, from the exons ATGAAGGGACTCCGCTTCCTCGTCGTGTTCCTGGTGCTTTCCGCCTCGCTGCTGTGCGACCGGGGCGAGGCGGCCCGGAGTCGCACCAGCAACCAGAACAGCTTCCGGCGGGCGGCGAACGGCATCTACCAGACCCTGAGCAGCGTGTTCGGAGAGGAGAACATCAGGGGGCTGTACAag tTTTTCTCCAAAGCAACGGAGCGGTTTGTCCATGGAGTCGACTCTTTCCTCGACACCATCTGGAAGATCTGGTCCGATCTGCTGGACGTGATGGGAATCGACT CCTCCAACCTCAGCCACTACTTCAGCCCCACGTCTCTCACCAACTCTCCGGCCCGCGCCCTGCTCCTGGTGGCTGCCGTGCTCCTGGCCTACTGGTTCCTCTCCATGTTCCTGGGGGGTTTCTTCTACCTGCTGCACGCCGTGTTCGGACGCTTCTTCTGGCTAGCTCGCGTCACGCTCTTCGCCCTGTCCTGCCTCTACATCCTGCAGAAGTTTGAGGGCGACCCGGAGCGCGCCGTGCTGCCGCTGTGCTTCATCATGGCGGTGTACTTCATGACGGGGCCCGTGGGGGCGTACTGGCGTCGGGGGGGCGGCGCAGGTTCGCTGGAAGAGAAGATTGACCACTTGGACACTCAGATCCGGCTCCTCAACATCAGGCTGACTCGTGTGATCGACAGCCTGGAACGCACTGCGGATCAGTAG
- the wdr31 gene encoding WD repeat-containing protein 31 yields MGKLQSKFRKRSDIYRASEGEKADNTFDSQVVQHEPAHQGSISTVTNLSPDLCVSGGSDQAVVVYDWKQGRMCQTFQGHNREVTKVVCYPGSTWIFSASRDKTVLMWDLNQGDEPIQEFCGHELVVNGLAISPEGRKLCTGSRDNWMCLWDIESAKCEQRHNISRNLVTHVCWVPASSSVVQTSEDKTIRVWDSRAWQVTNTFPAKQYIQTHCDVSPNGNYMVSSSNGFGGQGCEATLWDLRQPGCKVVEYRGHLQTTASCVFLPTPPGGTAQVVTSSHDSSIKIWDQNTAVCLGTLSMDGAGPLVSLAPSDSTNLLCASFSNGINHIQVGQGSSQAQGSAAGSGGAGGLDIKVVARF; encoded by the exons ATGGGGAAACTACAGAGCAAGTTTCGCAAGCGGTCTGATATCTACAG gGCATCTGAGGGGGAGAAGGCAGATAATACCTTTGACAGTCAGGTGGTGCAGCATGAACCTGCCCATCAAGGATCCATCAGCACTGTCACGAATCTCAGCccagatctgtgtgtgtctggcggCAGTGATCAG GCTGTGGTGGTGTATGACTGGAAACAAGGCCGGATGTGTCAGACCTTCCAGGGTCACAACCGAGAGGTTACTAAG GTGGTGTGTTATCCAGGAAGTACATGGATCTTTAGTGCCTCACGGGACAAAACTGTTCTGATGTGGGACCTAAACCAGGGGGATGAACCTATTCAGGAATTTTGTGGGCATGAGTTGGTGGTCAACGGACTAGCTATCAGCCCtg AGGGGAGAAAGCTATGCACCGGCTCTCGTGACAACTGGATGTGCCTGTGGGACATAGAATCTGCAAAATGTGAACAGAGACACAACATCTCTCGAAACCTG GTGACTCATGTGTGTTGGGTGCCAGCCAGCTCCTCTGTAGTCCAGACTTCTGAGGATAAGACCATAAG ggTGTGGGACAGCCGTGCCTGGCAGGTGACCAATACTTTTCCAGCCAAGCAGTACATCCAGACCCACTGTGATGTGTCTCCCAACGGGAACTATATGGTGTCCAGCAGCAATGGCTTTGGAGGGCAGGGCTGTGAAGCCACG CTCTGGGACCTGCGACAGCCTGGCTGTAAGGTTGTGGAGTACAGAGGACACCTTCAAACCACAGcctcttgtgtttttctacCTACGCCTCCTGGTGGCACCGCTCAGGTAGTAACATCCTCCCATGACAGCTCCATAAAGATCTGGGATCAGAACACAGCAG TTTGTTTAGGGACGTTGTCTATGGATGGTGCTGGTCCACTGGTTTCCCTGGCCCCGAGTGACTCCACCAATCTGCTGTGTGCCAGCTTCAGCAACGGCATCAACCATATCCAGGTGGGACAGGGATCCAGCCAGGCTCAGGGTTCTGCAGCAGGTTCAGGTGGAGCTGGTGGCCTCGACATTAAAGTCGTTGCACGTTTCTGA